A single genomic interval of Prunus dulcis chromosome 5, ALMONDv2, whole genome shotgun sequence harbors:
- the LOC117628227 gene encoding cadmium-induced protein AS8: MIIKGLFRRYERWNPVHPTSGAFWGLGVGIGCGIGWGPGFGPEVIGYVGAGCGVGFSVGFTLLGAGIGLPANWLLQVPYNAAMATRSGALGFGQSSGLPFSKNIAGEGWNNIAPCFTNLQREASGRFSSFKQQHLLDKGVDLSEMKSRLSVNASSMCESLEAFWGRFFHSSKGTKS, encoded by the exons ATGATAATAAAAGGACTGTTCAGGAGGTATGAAAGATGGAACCCAGTGCACCCAACATCTGGTGCATTTTGGGGATTGGGAGTAGGAATTGGTTGTGGTATTGGATGGGGTCCTGGTTTTGGGCCTGAGGTGATTGGTTATGTTGGAGCTGGATGTGGTGTTGGATTTAGTGTTGGTTTCACTCTGCTTGGTGCTGGCATTGGTCTTCCTGCAAATTGGCTCCTTCAAGTTCCTTATAAtg CTGCTATGGCAACAAGAAGTGGTGCATTGGGGTTTGGTCAATCTAGTGGTCTTCCTTTCTCCAAAAACATTGCAGGGGAGGGCTGGAACAACATTGCACCTTGCTTCACAAACCTGCAGAGAGAAGCCAGTGGAAGGTTCTCTAGCTTTAAGCAACAACATCTTTTGGACAAAGGGGTTGATTTATCTGAAATGAAGAGCCGGCTAAGTGTCAATGCTAGTTCTATGTGTGAAAGTTTAGAAGCATTTTGGGGACGCTTCTTCCACTCTTCCAAAG GTACAAAAAGTTGA